A region from the Desulfomarina profundi genome encodes:
- a CDS encoding YeeE/YedE thiosulfate transporter family protein: MSEESVFKNKSKELYSIFCEKEWNPYITGVIVAFFSVMIMAWWRPWGAVGAIRSWGDWIMYGGATLFGSDSGIFEFYDEAPRSIFVNSGSVIGIGFVAGAFISACLGKDFALRIPPYREMVKAVIAGILMGIGATLAGGCNVGGFYNAIGNLGANGFAMWLGLVLGVVLGLKLLYLEMEYISWGEGGSKTITFPSVVVYLMGVAAIIALIWGAYTYSANEDSDYIASLSGILLIAAGLGYAMQRGRWCMVQGFREPHMTGDCTMAKSVMLSIVIVAIGAAVLKYAVPMRAEGEAVLAPLNYIRGTFGWGGVAGGFLFGLGAMFAGGCGSGTLWRVGEGQVKLIMVVPFFGIVSSVMTAWFRDNDFEADGALGSAVYLPDALGYGPTLLLIGGAMIIWYLVVTWNEETNKLIVPM, translated from the coding sequence ATGAGTGAAGAATCCGTTTTTAAAAACAAAAGCAAAGAGTTGTACAGCATTTTTTGTGAGAAGGAGTGGAACCCTTATATTACAGGTGTGATAGTTGCCTTTTTCTCAGTAATGATAATGGCATGGTGGAGACCCTGGGGTGCTGTGGGAGCCATAAGAAGCTGGGGTGACTGGATTATGTATGGGGGAGCCACTCTCTTTGGTTCTGATTCCGGAATATTTGAATTTTATGATGAGGCTCCGCGTTCTATTTTTGTGAATTCCGGTTCAGTAATAGGTATAGGATTTGTTGCCGGAGCTTTTATTTCCGCGTGTCTTGGAAAAGATTTTGCCCTGCGTATTCCTCCTTACAGGGAAATGGTAAAAGCTGTTATTGCAGGTATACTTATGGGTATCGGCGCTACGCTTGCTGGTGGCTGCAATGTAGGTGGTTTTTATAATGCCATCGGTAATCTTGGAGCCAATGGTTTTGCAATGTGGTTAGGACTTGTTCTTGGTGTGGTTTTGGGATTGAAACTGCTTTATCTTGAAATGGAGTATATATCCTGGGGAGAAGGAGGATCAAAAACGATCACTTTTCCGTCGGTTGTTGTTTATCTAATGGGAGTAGCTGCAATTATTGCTTTAATATGGGGTGCCTATACATACTCCGCTAATGAAGATAGTGATTATATAGCTTCTCTTTCAGGAATACTGCTTATTGCAGCAGGTCTCGGTTATGCCATGCAGCGTGGACGCTGGTGTATGGTTCAGGGTTTTCGTGAACCCCATATGACCGGTGACTGCACCATGGCTAAATCTGTGATGTTGTCTATTGTCATAGTAGCTATTGGGGCTGCAGTTTTGAAATATGCGGTTCCCATGAGGGCTGAAGGTGAAGCAGTTCTTGCTCCCTTGAATTATATTCGCGGTACTTTTGGTTGGGGTGGAGTTGCTGGAGGTTTTCTCTTTGGTCTCGGGGCCATGTTTGCAGGAGGTTGTGGATCAGGTACACTTTGGCGTGTGGGAGAAGGCCAGGTAAAACTTATAATGGTTGTTCCGTTTTTCGGTATAGTTTCTTCGGTTATGACAGCCTGGTTCAGGGATAACGATTTTGAGGCGGATGGTGCTCTGGGTTCAGCTGTATATCTTCCCGACGCCCTGGGGTATGGACCTACTCTTCTTCTGATAGGAGGTGCCATGATTATCTGGTATCTTGTGGTTACCTGGAATGAAGAAACCAACAAACTCATTGTACCGATGTAA
- a CDS encoding sulfurtransferase TusA family protein, protein MSDFKVVADGVEATKVLDAKGLSCPMPLLRTKKEIGKLNSGDILQVDGTDPGSRNDLPGWCERTGHEYLGEKEESGYISFFIKKG, encoded by the coding sequence ATGAGTGACTTTAAAGTAGTTGCCGATGGTGTGGAAGCAACAAAAGTACTGGATGCTAAAGGACTCAGTTGTCCAATGCCGCTTCTCAGGACAAAGAAAGAAATTGGTAAATTAAACTCAGGTGACATTCTTCAGGTCGATGGAACCGATCCAGGTTCAAGAAATGATCTTCCCGGCTGGTGCGAAAGAACAGGACATGAATATCTGGGTGAAAAGGAAGAATCCGGATATATAAGCTTTTTTATAAAAAAAGGATGA
- a CDS encoding peroxiredoxin, translating into MGFSDKKPPIFLKEDNMAKSLGIFVTTTDSLNHVIGIVKAAKAKGSNVKVFFTWKATTLSKDPAFPGLCELADDVSICVDSYKKQGFDVDDIPEGLTAKKMATQAQHGIIIEDFDCYLSL; encoded by the coding sequence GTGGGATTTTCTGATAAAAAGCCACCAATCTTCTTAAAGGAGGATAATATGGCAAAAAGTTTAGGTATTTTCGTTACCACAACCGACAGCCTTAATCACGTTATTGGTATTGTTAAAGCAGCAAAAGCAAAAGGTTCCAATGTCAAAGTCTTTTTTACCTGGAAAGCAACAACACTTTCAAAGGATCCTGCTTTTCCAGGACTTTGTGAATTAGCAGACGATGTCTCCATATGTGTTGACAGTTATAAAAAACAGGGTTTTGACGTTGATGATATCCCTGAAGGATTAACTGCCAAAAAAATGGCAACTCAGGCTCAACATGGTATTATTATTGAAGATTTTGACTGTTACCTCAGCCTGTAA
- a CDS encoding serine hydrolase domain-containing protein: protein MMKKEKTDESRLRTVLDEIIKKAIKKSVFSGCSIAVSVRKSNGFSREELHYGYTELTRSYGRVNRYTYFDLASLTKPLVTALSIAALVDENVLCLNDSLASCSNWKNIPADKSSITIRDLLCHSSGLPPHREFFKKLVHITPEQRKETVKNWIINEKLQYLPGSRNEYSDLGYILLGILIEEKTAVSLDDFWRKNVIGRQKIKNRFLFSGDEHLSPFTCAFTHFSSDEAFKCGTVHDENCRALGGVCGHAGLFGTASSVLQLCETVMDQYKNRGKSSLPDAAVLKQFLKKEKNSSWSCGFDIPAESNSSCGKLFSRESRGHLGFTGTSFWMDLEREIIVVLLTNRVHCSNDNGEIKKYRPLVHDCIVQELNRK from the coding sequence ATGATGAAAAAGGAAAAAACAGATGAAAGCAGATTAAGGACAGTTCTTGATGAAATTATCAAGAAAGCAATAAAAAAATCTGTTTTTTCAGGATGTTCCATTGCAGTTTCGGTCAGGAAGTCCAACGGTTTTTCCAGAGAAGAACTGCATTATGGTTATACGGAACTGACGAGGTCATATGGAAGAGTTAACAGGTATACATATTTTGACCTGGCTTCACTGACTAAACCTCTGGTTACAGCACTTTCAATTGCCGCTCTGGTGGACGAAAATGTTTTATGTCTGAACGATTCTCTTGCATCCTGTTCCAATTGGAAGAATATACCCGCTGATAAGTCTTCCATTACCATAAGAGACCTTCTCTGCCATTCTTCGGGTTTACCACCCCACAGAGAATTTTTCAAAAAACTGGTTCACATAACTCCCGAGCAGAGAAAGGAGACTGTAAAAAACTGGATTATTAATGAGAAACTGCAATATTTACCCGGAAGCAGGAATGAATACAGTGATTTGGGGTATATTTTACTGGGGATACTTATTGAAGAGAAAACAGCTGTGTCTCTTGATGATTTTTGGAGAAAAAACGTCATTGGAAGACAAAAAATAAAGAATAGATTTCTTTTTTCAGGAGATGAACATCTTTCACCATTCACATGTGCCTTTACCCACTTTTCCAGTGATGAAGCATTTAAATGTGGCACTGTCCATGACGAAAACTGCAGGGCCCTGGGAGGTGTCTGTGGACATGCAGGGCTGTTTGGAACAGCTTCGTCTGTTCTGCAACTTTGTGAAACTGTAATGGACCAGTACAAAAATAGAGGAAAAAGCAGTCTGCCTGATGCTGCCGTATTGAAACAGTTCCTGAAAAAAGAAAAAAATTCCAGTTGGTCCTGTGGTTTTGATATACCTGCAGAGAGTAATTCAAGTTGTGGAAAACTGTTCAGTCGGGAAAGCAGAGGACACCTGGGTTTTACAGGTACTTCATTCTGGATGGATCTGGAAAGGGAAATAATAGTTGTTTTGTTAACCAATAGGGTCCATTGTTCAAACGACAACGGGGAAATAAAAAAATACAGACCCCTGGTTCATGATTGTATCGTGCAGGAACTGAACAGAAAATAA
- the dnaN gene encoding DNA polymerase III subunit beta, producing MALHCNIAKNDFQEGLNSLQNLTNKKGTMAVLSNVLIESAPGGLILTGTDLEVGLRLFVPAEVKEEGSITLPSKKIYEIVRESGSETLSIEETDNSWVVIRTGLSTYNLAGLASDEFPEFPQYSEDSFLSFESHIFLELIEKIIYSIANEQENIYSLTSVLFEKEKRDDKYYLKMISSDGHRLSIMEKDVATDLDGMNLNEVTLIPKKGIQEWKKFCEGRDNIEVSFEEKQLVLRDGDAVMVIRLKQGEFPQYSAIVEAVQLENCLRINRIPFLESLKRINLFTEDIFNTIQLKIENSEMILSSQNADLGNAEDKQAISYSGEPLVLGFNCRYFIEALQVMECETVEAYINSNNSPCLMKSEEDIGFISIIMPMQL from the coding sequence ATGGCACTACACTGCAATATAGCTAAAAATGACTTTCAGGAAGGTTTGAACAGTCTGCAAAACCTGACAAACAAGAAAGGAACGATGGCTGTTCTTTCAAATGTTCTCATTGAATCAGCACCTGGCGGTCTTATCCTCACGGGAACAGATCTGGAAGTAGGTTTACGTCTTTTTGTTCCAGCAGAAGTTAAAGAAGAAGGTTCAATAACCCTGCCTTCAAAAAAAATATATGAAATTGTCAGGGAATCAGGATCAGAAACTCTTTCTATTGAAGAAACTGATAACAGTTGGGTTGTTATCCGAACAGGATTAAGTACCTATAATCTGGCAGGCCTTGCAAGTGATGAATTTCCTGAATTTCCACAATATTCGGAAGACTCCTTTCTTTCCTTTGAAAGTCATATTTTTCTCGAACTTATTGAAAAAATTATATATTCGATAGCAAATGAACAGGAGAACATATATTCCCTGACATCAGTTCTTTTTGAAAAAGAAAAGAGAGACGATAAATATTATTTAAAAATGATATCCTCCGATGGTCACAGATTGTCGATTATGGAAAAAGATGTGGCAACGGATCTGGATGGTATGAATTTGAACGAGGTGACTCTTATACCCAAAAAAGGTATTCAGGAATGGAAAAAATTCTGTGAAGGCAGAGATAATATAGAAGTTTCATTTGAAGAAAAACAGCTTGTTCTTAGGGATGGTGATGCCGTGATGGTTATTCGTCTCAAACAGGGGGAATTTCCGCAGTATTCGGCCATTGTTGAAGCTGTTCAGCTGGAAAACTGCTTGAGAATAAACAGAATACCATTTCTGGAGTCCCTCAAGAGAATCAATCTTTTTACTGAAGATATTTTTAACACGATTCAGTTGAAAATCGAAAACAGTGAAATGATTCTTTCCTCCCAGAATGCGGATCTCGGGAATGCTGAAGATAAGCAGGCTATATCATACTCCGGTGAACCTCTGGTTCTCGGATTTAACTGCAGGTACTTCATTGAAGCCCTTCAAGTCATGGAATGTGAAACTGTGGAAGCATATATTAATTCAAATAACAGTCCATGTCTTATGAAATCTGAAGAAGATATTGGTTTTATAAGTATAATTATGCCCATGCAGCTCTAG
- the gyrB gene encoding DNA topoisomerase (ATP-hydrolyzing) subunit B: MKGKSVTTENNNYGAEQIKVLDGLEAVRKRPSMYIGNTASEGLHHLIWEIVDNSIDEALAGYCTRIKIVIHEDNSVSVEDDGRGIPVEKHPTENMTALELVMTTLHAGGKFDHSSYKVSGGLHGVGVSVVNALSCEATAEIKRNGHIYRQSYKYGEKTGELEIVGKSDKTGSKITFKADPQIFKESVVYSYELVKNRVRELAFLNKGLKIYLKDERSGEEDKFHASGGIVSYVEYLNRKRTPVFPEPIYISGARDNVEVEIALQHFDGYSERLFSFVNNINTREGGSHVAGFRSSLTKCINRYANDDMIPKNMREKMGGDDVREGLTTVISVRVPNPQFEGQTKTKLGNSEVKSIVESICTEKLTLFLEQNPAVAKKILAKVVDAARAREAAKRARDLSRKKGSTSLLMAGKLAECQEKDPAKREIFIVEGDSAGGSAKQGRDRSNQAILPLRGKILNVEKARFDKILNSEEIKQLIGALGCGIGKDEFDLEKLRYHKIIIMTDADVDGAHIRTLLLTFLYRQMFPLVNEGYVYIGQPPLYRLGKGKKEKYFLNEAELNTHLFTVASQKMKIFLQNDEETVIEGKEFVEIMEKLSIYQRIISFMERMNIWEDMVYFLLENGIKTADQFTDESFLEDLVKKLPEEELVIGNIRSCRWRPDCYEVDVAVRGKIQIMLTLGPQIPLINEYRTALSIYEKIRNYLKCSFKILSVNKSGQEKEIQIDNWSDLLTAVREESFKGSHLQRYKGLGEMNPEQLWDTTMNPQNRILMQVTIEDAEQADDIFTTLMGDKVEPRREFIQNHALEVTDLDV, from the coding sequence ATGAAAGGTAAAAGCGTGACAACTGAAAATAACAACTACGGTGCAGAGCAGATAAAGGTTCTTGATGGTCTTGAAGCTGTTCGTAAGCGACCATCAATGTATATAGGAAATACGGCCTCAGAGGGGCTGCATCATCTTATATGGGAAATTGTAGACAACAGTATTGATGAAGCTCTGGCAGGTTACTGTACCCGTATTAAAATAGTTATACATGAAGATAATTCTGTTTCTGTGGAGGATGATGGTCGCGGTATACCTGTGGAAAAACATCCAACTGAAAACATGACGGCATTGGAACTGGTCATGACTACACTCCATGCTGGCGGAAAATTTGATCACTCCAGTTATAAAGTTTCCGGTGGATTGCACGGAGTCGGTGTGTCCGTGGTAAATGCTCTTTCCTGTGAAGCGACTGCAGAAATTAAAAGAAACGGTCATATATACAGACAGTCTTACAAGTATGGTGAAAAGACAGGTGAACTGGAAATAGTAGGTAAAAGCGATAAAACCGGTTCAAAAATAACCTTTAAGGCCGATCCTCAGATATTTAAGGAATCCGTTGTTTACAGTTATGAACTTGTAAAAAACAGGGTAAGGGAACTGGCTTTTCTGAATAAAGGTCTGAAAATTTATTTGAAGGATGAAAGGAGCGGAGAAGAGGATAAATTCCATGCCTCCGGAGGTATTGTATCCTATGTTGAGTACCTCAATCGCAAGAGAACTCCGGTTTTTCCGGAACCTATTTATATATCAGGAGCCAGGGATAATGTTGAAGTTGAAATAGCTCTCCAGCATTTTGATGGTTACTCCGAGAGACTTTTCTCTTTTGTAAATAATATAAATACCCGCGAAGGTGGCAGTCATGTTGCCGGTTTCAGATCGTCACTGACTAAATGCATAAACAGGTATGCAAATGATGATATGATCCCGAAGAACATGCGGGAGAAAATGGGTGGGGATGATGTCAGGGAAGGTTTAACCACAGTTATTTCCGTCCGTGTCCCTAACCCTCAGTTCGAAGGTCAGACAAAAACAAAGCTCGGTAATTCTGAAGTAAAATCAATTGTCGAATCCATCTGTACAGAAAAGTTAACCCTGTTTCTTGAACAGAATCCTGCTGTTGCCAAAAAAATTCTAGCCAAGGTTGTTGATGCTGCAAGAGCTCGTGAAGCCGCCAAAAGAGCACGGGATCTTTCAAGAAAAAAAGGAAGTACCAGTCTTCTTATGGCCGGTAAACTTGCTGAATGCCAGGAAAAGGATCCGGCTAAAAGAGAGATTTTCATTGTTGAGGGTGATTCTGCCGGAGGTTCGGCTAAACAGGGTCGAGATCGTTCAAATCAGGCCATTCTACCGCTCAGAGGTAAAATACTGAATGTTGAAAAAGCTCGATTTGATAAAATTTTAAACAGTGAAGAGATAAAGCAGCTTATCGGAGCACTGGGCTGTGGCATAGGAAAAGATGAATTTGATTTGGAAAAACTCCGTTATCACAAGATAATTATTATGACGGATGCCGATGTTGATGGTGCTCATATCCGGACATTGCTTCTTACTTTTCTTTACAGACAAATGTTTCCACTTGTCAACGAAGGATATGTTTATATAGGTCAACCTCCACTTTACAGGTTAGGAAAAGGGAAGAAGGAAAAATATTTTCTCAATGAAGCTGAATTGAATACACATCTTTTTACTGTTGCCAGTCAAAAGATGAAAATATTTTTACAAAATGACGAAGAAACTGTGATTGAAGGAAAAGAATTCGTTGAAATAATGGAAAAACTTTCTATCTACCAACGAATTATAAGCTTCATGGAAAGGATGAATATTTGGGAAGATATGGTCTATTTTCTTCTTGAAAACGGTATAAAAACAGCTGATCAGTTTACTGATGAATCTTTTCTTGAAGATCTTGTGAAGAAGCTGCCTGAAGAAGAACTTGTAATAGGTAATATACGTTCATGCAGATGGCGTCCGGATTGTTACGAAGTTGATGTTGCTGTGAGAGGTAAAATTCAGATAATGTTGACCCTGGGACCCCAGATACCGCTTATAAACGAATATAGAACCGCACTCAGTATTTACGAAAAAATAAGGAATTATCTGAAATGCAGTTTCAAAATACTATCTGTTAATAAAAGCGGTCAGGAAAAAGAGATTCAAATTGATAACTGGTCAGATCTACTTACGGCAGTAAGGGAAGAATCTTTCAAGGGAAGTCACCTGCAGAGATATAAGGGACTTGGTGAAATGAATCCTGAACAGTTATGGGATACTACAATGAATCCCCAGAATAGAATTCTCATGCAGGTTACCATTGAAGATGCAGAACAGGCTGACGATATTTTTACAACACTAATGGGTGATAAAGTCGAGCCAAGAAGGGAATTTATTCAGAATCATGCCCTCGAAGTGACAGATCTTGATGTTTAA